The genome window AAACAATACActtattttgtaatgtttatattgaTATTCACAACAACCCCAAAGctagtatttattcatttatcttCACCAGTCAGTCAGCTCCATTAAGTCGTCCAGTTCACTCATGGTTATTATATCGCCGGGCCGGTACTGTGAGCGGACTGCATTATCATTTTCACAAATTGTGCTTTCTGCAAGCTGGCTGTTTGTGTTGCACTCTTGGAACAACTCTTGTGTGTTGTAAAcagtgttttgtcttttgtttgcATCATTAACTGTATCCATGTATGGGGTTTGCTCTGGGCTGTAGCATTGACCCTTAGATTTCTGTGCGTTTTCATTGCTTTGATGTGTGTTGCAGCTATTACTCAAATATGCTTCATCCAGGGCTCCTGAGGATGATCTTTGGGAAGATGTAGAGGAGATGCCTGCAGGTTTAAATACTTGTGGATACGCTTGGTAGCCTTTATGATGCTGGTTGTGCTGCAAATGTGGTTGGAAATTGGGTTGGGGGAACTCTGGATTAGGTTGATGTTGGAATAAGCTCTGTCCAGACTCACGCACATTGAGCTGAACAAAATTTCCGGTCTGTGGATCAAAGAAAGTCTTCATTTTCACCTCAATAGGTGCATCCACAAGAAAATATTGTCCAGAACCAATGTCTTGCAACACCTTACGCTGGGTCAGTGGGTAGGACTGTACATGGTACTGTGTCACTGCAGCTGGGTGGGTAGCATAATAGAGAGTGGGAGAAGAAGGAACATGAGGAACCATATTTGAAGCTGTAGGGTGGGTAATTTGGGCAGAAGCATGAGGAGAGGACACTGGGAGGGAGATGGGTGCAGTGACATGAGAGGTGGCAACTAGATGGGGGGCATAAGGGATGGGATGGGATACAGAAGATTGGGGGGAGGCAGTTGGGTGGTGTACAGGTGCAAGGACTTGAGAGGTGGTAACCAGTTTGGATGAAGGGGCAAGGATGTGAGGTGAGGCAATACGGTGGCATGAAGGAGCAGTGGAGTGAGGGGAGGCAACTAGCTGCAGTACGGGTGTAGTGGAATGAGGCGAGGCGACTGGTTGCAATACAGACGTGACTGAGTGCGACACGGGTGCAATAAGATGAGGTGAAGCAGCAGAGAATGAGGAAAGGGCATAAGGAGATGCTACTGGGTTTGATACAGGTGCAGAGAGAAGAGGTGTAGCTACTGAATGTGATATGGGAGCAGTGGAATAATGGGAGGCAACTGATAGCGATGCAGGTGTGGTGATGGGAGGGGAGGCAAGAGGGAGGAAGATGGGGACGGTAGAGTGAGGTGACGTATGGGAAATGAGGGGAGAGGGCTGGTTCTCTGTGTGTGTAGAGCTAGACCCAAGAGTCGGGGCATAAGTGAGAGAGACAGGAGGGGAAAAATGCGGAGAAGCCACGGCATGGCGGTTTGAGGACCATACCTCGGAGGGGGCAGAAGAAGCCCTACTGGAGGTTCTCTGTTGTGGTTTCTCCTCAGGGATTGCAGGAGTATCTTGGCGTATCTCTTTCCGTACTCTACGAGTAGTCAGCCTTTGTGCCCTGCGCAAGGCTTTGTCACTTTTGGGGGGAACTGTTGGAGGTTTTCCCAAACGGGACATATCACTGCTAAAACTACAGGCTGATACTGGCCTCTCATAATCATATAGCCCTTGTAAGTCAGCCAGGTCAGTCGCACTGGTGGCAAAACTCTCCACATCCTCAGATATGTTACTGATGACGGAACGAGAGTCCTCTTCTTCCAGAGCAATGTTTCTCCTTGAGAAGGGTTTGTGGTGTGGAAGAGGAGTGGAGTATTCTTGTGATGAAGATACAGTCAGAGTGTTTGAGGATTCATTTTTAGAAACAAGTCGGTTTAATCCTGTGCTTGTGTTAGGATTGATTGGAGTTCCTGTGTTACGTCTCATGATCTCTTGCTCGTCTTCCCTTCTCTCTGCTCTCCATTCCATTGGAGAAGCCACTCTGGAATCTTCTCCAAAATTCTTATGGAAGCGTGGTTTGACTGATTTGATGAAAGGAGAACCTTTGGTAGTGTTATCCTTCACTCTGAACATTAAGGGTTTGGCTCCCAGGGCTGGGGAGGAAGCATTGGAGCGTGGGAGAGATGGAGCAGGAGAGGCTGCAACTGGAGGCCTATGTGATGTTCTTTGAGGTCCTGAGTCTTCACTTGGTACAGGTGGATGGTTTCTTTTTTGAAGAGGTACTGGGGAGCGTGCTCGTCTTTCTTTAGGTTTCTTATCTGTTGAGGTGATGGTGTAATATTGAAGAGCATCAATCAATAGGGCTGCTCGTTTCTGCTCCTCTGACTTTGACTCTCTCTCCCCGTGAGCAGTTGAATGTTCTTCTTTCTTCTTAGCTTTGGTCTCATAATTTCTGCTCAGCTCTTCGGGTGCACTCTCACCTCTGGGTAGCTGCTCCTCTCTTTGTTGTTCAATAGCTCCCTGTTTATCCGCACATATCACCTGTTCATCTCGTCCCTTCCTTTCTCTCTTCTGCTGCGTCTCCATCTCCTGCTCTTGAATATTTTTAATTCTCCTCTCCTCTGCACGTCTTCTCTCCTCAATCTTCTTGGCTAGACGCCATTCTTCCTTGAGcacagctctcatctgctcttcCTCTTGAGCAGTTCTTTCCTCCTGGCTGAGTCTGTTTTTCTCCCCCACCACTATGCTTTCCCGCTCATCCTCTTGAGTTTCAGCTATATTTTCTTTCCTTTCAATCGTACTTTTATTTTCTGTTGAATTTGCTCTCCTGCCTTCTATTAGTTTTGCTCGTCTTTCTTCCTCCATTCGTTGTGCTGTTTCCTTTAGTTTTTCCCATTCTTCTGCTTCTCTTTGTGCACATCTTTGCTCTTCTGATGTAAAAGCTCCCCTCTCACCTATCATCACGCTCATGTCCCCTGTAGTTTTGTCTTCTCTTCCTCTAGAAGCTTCTTCTAGTTTGACTTTTGCTTCTTCATTATAAGCTTCCAGCTTTTCTTTTCGTGGTTTGTCTGATATAGTTTCatctattttgtttttatttgcatttttttcaaATGGTCTTACATTCGATTTGCTATCTTCTTTTAAATTTGCATTATCAAGTTGTTTTACTGACCAATTGGTTTCTCTTGGCTTATTGATTGAGGATGATGGGGTAGTTTCTGTAAAATGAATATTTCTTTGTCTGCTAGACTCGAACACCTCTTTGCCTTCCACCTCCTTTTGAACCTGAGCTTGTTGAGTCATTTTCTTCAGATCTTGTAGATGTTTTTCCAAAACTCTCTTGTGATCTTTGACGTGTAAAACTGTTTTTTCTAGTCTTTCTCTGTCCGCCAGTTTGAACATCCCAGTCCGTTGATGTTCTATCTCAGTAATGGGAAAGACAACAGGTTTGGGCTCCTTGTTGACTTTGGCATTAAGCTCTGCTTTTTTTGGCAAAATGTTCTCCTTGACGTAGTGTTCTTGAGTGTCAGAAGTGAACACGGGGCGTCTGCTATGACGAGACTTTATCAGTGGAAAGAATCCTTCTTTTTTGTGTGGAGGGAATTCCTGATGTGTGTTTTCTCTATCTTCAGAAACAATGACTTTCAATCTGGCATAGTCGGCCAAGGCTGATATATCAGGAATTGTTGACACTCTGTCTTTTGGCTTTGACTTGACTTGCGGTTCCTCCCTTGCTGGCTGTGAGTTTCTTGAGCTCTGTTTTTCCTTTTCTGATAAACTAGATCGAACTTCTGTGTGATGTTTTGACCCATTCTTATCTTTTATATTTTCTCTGTTTTGCAACTCTGAGGGACAATCGTTCTGTCTTGAAGGGCTCTTAACTGTTACACCTCTTGTCTGAACAGTTAATGTTGAAGATTCTGATTTACTCTGACTTGATAGTTGGTGTGGGTGTTCCATTGCCTTTGAAACGGCCGACATATCTCCAACATTTGTAGTCATATGTTTAAAAGAGGCATTTATTTCTGGCATGCATTGAACTTGGAAGTAGTTTCCTTCATTAGGCAATACATTTACGGTAGTCCCATTTCTCTGTGCTAAGTCTGCCTCCCCATTATCTGTTGCTTTATTTATGCTGTGTTGTTGATCCATGTTCTTCAGTGAGTCTGCCAATTTTCTCACACTGGATAAAAGATGTTGTACACTGAGATTGTCTTCCAACTTATCTTCCAACTGCTCCTCCCAGTCTTTTGTGACAGGGTATTTAGCTTGATCGTCTTTGATTAATGTGCTCATGCTTTTGTCCGGGTTAGTTGATGTGTCTGGTTGATTTTGATCAGTTGTAGCCACATTACAACATGTTGTGTTGGGATGTTTTGCCACATTGTCAATCTCTGTTACTCCAGGGACAACTTTGATTTCAATGCTGTCTATTTGAACATCTTTTTGTTGATTAATTTCTCCAATGTGTGTCTCCTCAGGTTTTGGAGATGCCTGTCTGTTTAACTTATCAGTTAAAGGGTTAGCCAAGCCATAGCTCTTTTCTTCCGATAGGGGTGCACTCTTATCCCCTACATTGCTGCATTTAGATGGCTTTATAGCAGGTGCCACATCTTCTTCCAGGGACGGCGTTACGGATTGAGTTTCTGCAACAACCTTGTCGGAATCCTGGACGTAGTTGATACCTGAGCTTATGACTCTGGGTGCTGTATGCTTTAACTGCAGATTTAGTTCTCCTGTATGAATTTTCTCTTGATATTTGATGCAGTTATTTACAGAATCTTCTTTGAATGTTTGAAGAGTGCATTCTGCCTTTTCTGCTGTCGTCATGTCCTGTTTATAGTAAAGGAGTTGGGTTTCGGTTTGCACTTTATTTATAGAACTTGAAGTGATTGCAGGGGAAGCATCTTTTTCAGTCAGGGCTTCTTCTACTTGTACTTTGCTTTGAGATGCTGCACTGATATTAGAGAATTGCTGCAGGGGAGAGGACATATTCTTGGTGACATTCTCATGATGCATATTCACACTAACTTTAAGTTGC of Entelurus aequoreus isolate RoL-2023_Sb linkage group LG09, RoL_Eaeq_v1.1, whole genome shotgun sequence contains these proteins:
- the LOC133656785 gene encoding trichohyalin, whose protein sequence is MSAVSKAMEHPHQLSSQSKSESSTLTVQTRGVTVKSPSRQNDCPSELQNRENIKDKNGSKHHTEVRSSLSEKEKQSSRNSQPAREEPQVKSKPKDRVSTIPDISALADYARLKVIVSEDRENTHQEFPPHKKEGFFPLIKSRHSRRPVFTSDTQEHYVKENILPKKAELNAKVNKEPKPVVFPITEIEHQRTGMFKLADRERLEKTVLHVKDHKRVLEKHLQDLKKMTQQAQVQKEVEGKEVFESSRQRNIHFTETTPSSSINKPRETNWSVKQLDNANLKEDSKSNVRPFEKNANKNKIDETISDKPRKEKLEAYNEEAKVKLEEASRGREDKTTGDMSVMIGERGAFTSEEQRCAQREAEEWEKLKETAQRMEEERRAKLIEGRRANSTENKSTIERKENIAETQEDERESIVVGEKNRLSQEERTAQEEEQMRAVLKEEWRLAKKIEERRRAEERRIKNIQEQEMETQQKRERKGRDEQVICADKQGAIEQQREEQLPRGESAPEELSRNYETKAKKKEEHSTAHGERESKSEEQKRAALLIDALQYYTITSTDKKPKERRARSPVPLQKRNHPPVPSEDSGPQRTSHRPPVAASPAPSLPRSNASSPALGAKPLMFRVKDNTTKGSPFIKSVKPRFHKNFGEDSRVASPMEWRAERREDEQEIMRRNTGTPINPNTSTGLNRLVSKNESSNTLTVSSSQEYSTPLPHHKPFSRRNIALEEEDSRSVISNISEDVESFATSATDLADLQGLYDYERPVSACSFSSDMSRLGKPPTVPPKSDKALRRAQRLTTRRVRKEIRQDTPAIPEEKPQQRTSSRASSAPSELQ